The following are encoded in a window of Geotrypetes seraphini chromosome 5, aGeoSer1.1, whole genome shotgun sequence genomic DNA:
- the PDZD11 gene encoding PDZ domain-containing protein 11: protein MDNRIPYEDYPYPVVFLPAYENPPTWIPPQERIHHPDYNNELTQFLPRTIVLKKPSGAQLGFNIRGGKASQLGIFISKVIPDSDAHRAGLQEGDQVLAVNDVDFQDIEHSKAVEILKTAREIFMRVRYFPYNYQRQKERTVH from the exons ATGGACAACAGAATCCCCTATGAGGATTATCCATACCCtgttgtctttctccctgcctatGAAAACCCCCCTACCTGGATTCCCCCTCAGGAG AGAATTCATCACCCAGACTACAATAATGAACTGACCCAGTTCCTGCCTCGGACTATTGTGCTAAAGAAGCCTTCTGGAGCTCAG CTGGGATTTAACATCCGAGGAGGAAAGGCTTCACAGCTTGGCATCTTCATATCTAAG GTGATTCCAGATTCAGATGCCCACCGTGCTGGCCTACAGGAGGGGGACCAGGTACTAGCAGTGAATGATGTGGATTTTCAAGATATTGAGCACAGTAAG GCTGTGGAGATTTTGAAAACGGCTCGAGAGATTTTCATGCGCGTGAGGTACTTTCCCTACA